In Vibrio gangliei, a single window of DNA contains:
- a CDS encoding ABC transporter substrate-binding protein, which yields MKKWFLAATLAATALSGAAQAKDWKTVRFATEGAYPPFNYTNADGTLAGFDVDLANALCKEMQAKCQILAQDWDGIIPALLARKYDAIIAGMSITEERKKKVAFTHKYALIPNKFIAKKGANIEFTKEGLKGVKIGVQRSTTHDQYIEDNYKGIVDVSRYGTFDEAYLDLEGGRIDAVFGDASALQSGMLDKKEGYEFTGPSLTDEKWFGEGFGIAVRKQDQDLAEQLNKAIDSLRAKGIYQEIAAKYFAYDVYGE from the coding sequence ATGAAAAAGTGGTTTTTAGCGGCGACATTGGCAGCAACAGCGCTTTCTGGTGCGGCACAAGCTAAGGATTGGAAGACAGTACGTTTTGCAACAGAAGGGGCTTACCCTCCATTTAACTACACTAATGCTGATGGCACGCTCGCGGGCTTTGATGTGGATTTAGCGAACGCATTATGTAAAGAAATGCAGGCGAAGTGTCAAATTCTTGCGCAAGACTGGGATGGCATCATTCCGGCACTACTTGCTCGTAAGTACGACGCTATCATTGCTGGCATGTCGATTACTGAAGAACGCAAAAAGAAAGTCGCTTTTACGCATAAGTACGCTCTTATTCCAAACAAGTTTATTGCGAAAAAAGGTGCGAATATTGAATTTACCAAAGAAGGGCTGAAAGGCGTGAAAATTGGTGTTCAGCGTTCAACGACGCATGATCAATACATTGAAGATAACTACAAAGGCATTGTTGATGTCTCTCGCTACGGTACATTCGACGAGGCTTATCTTGACCTAGAAGGTGGCCGTATTGATGCGGTATTTGGTGATGCATCTGCACTACAAAGTGGCATGTTAGATAAGAAAGAAGGCTATGAATTTACTGGCCCATCTTTAACGGATGAAAAATGGTTCGGTGAAGGTTTTGGTATTGCAGTGCGTAAACAAGATCAAGATCTTGCTGAGCAATTAAACAAAGCGATTGATTCACTTCGCGCGAAGGGCATCTATCAAGAGATTGCCGCTAAATACTTTGCTTATGATGTTTACGGCGAATAA